The following are encoded together in the Plasmodium knowlesi strain H genome assembly, chromosome: 8 genome:
- a CDS encoding KIR protein gives MGEGDPLDQLLSRKLYNKFKESTCYTTYGTSYTEEQRQLQQNQKVAEYTDKIMKAWCYVLRMQEYGLKEYHGDRCTFLYYYIGGLLPVDLSKGLLMIRMNQIENALRGTGRSNNCDNKYPRTTTNKSIFDQRKILFDFKYDHSKMQQQLTSSEFQCTDAYKSHLEAITRAYEAVSADCKGENGKYEYCKTFAKNYGDYFDNGTLKLKCPSVVVKLATPKKPSAGDDFDLGDAVVDGGNGDHAQNEEKKAEGAQNQGKKTESSSVQSTESSSNIAPGAVAGTLFTVGLPALAYFIYKYKPHLFFGGNNYSARRNKRPTLRRELNIPYSDHNNDNSTIGGSDSMTEFSIPYTRSSFR, from the exons ATG GGAGAAGGAGACCCTTTAGATCAATTACTATCGCGGAAACTATATAATAAATTCAAGGAGAGCACGTGCTATACTACTTATGGAACATCCTACACAGAGGAACAGAGGCAACTGCAGCAGAATCAAAAGGTTGCGGAATATACGGACAAAATAATGAAGGCCTGGTGTTACGTACTCAGAATGCAGGAATACGGACTCAAGGAGTATCATGGGGATCGCTGTACTttcttatattattatataggGGGGTTGTTGCCGGTAGATTTGAGCAAAGGGTTACTTATGATCCGCATGAATCAAATTGAGAACGCACTGAGGGGAACCGGGCGCAGTAATAATTGTGATAACAAATATCCCCGTACTACTACCAACAAGAGTATTTTTGACCAAAGGAAAATACTATTTGACTTTAAATATGACCATAGTAAAATGCAGCAGCAGTTAACTTCTTCTGAGTTTCAGTGTACTGATGCATATAAAAGTCACTTAGAGGCCATTACTAGGGCATATGAAGCTGTAAGTGCAGATTGCAAGGGGGAGAACGGGAAGTATGAGTATTGTAAAACGTTCGCCAAGAATTATGGCGATTATTTTGATAATGGCACTCTGAAACTGAAATGTCCCTCTGTTGTAGTCAAACTTGCCACACCGAAGAAACCTTCTGCTGGAGACGACTTTGATCTTGGCGATGCTGTCGTCGATGGGGGTAATG GTGATCATGCTCAgaacgaagagaaaaaagctGAAGGAGCACAAAACCAAGGAAAGAAAACAGAGAGTTCGTCAGTACAGAGCACAGAGTCTTCGAGCAATATCGCACCTGGCGCTGTGGCTGGTACCCTTTTCACGGTTGGATTACCAGCATTAGCATATTTCATTTACAAGTACAAACCACACCTCTTCTTTGGAGGGAATAACTACTCTGCACGAAGAAACAAAAGGCCCACCCTTAGGAGGGAATTGAACATACCATACTCAGATCACAACAATGACAATTCCACCATTGGCGGATCAGATTCCATGACAGAATTTTCTATTCCATACACACGTTCCTCTTTTAGATGA
- a CDS encoding eukaryotic translation initiation factor 3 subunit D, putative, protein MSAFKLIGVANNRTWGPDSKNEELVNQCMGELKKYQFEPSMKFEKIGKICDFTSGSYQKNVKDANKNSNEGNALEDEQQFQTVDLRAGQKQKGPMYNKKKIMNKQTTQAFAQKQEEENNLYSSRIKTAEQKKQKLLQQAKTARMNARHRIFTEWSIEPTPVWTVECEVMFNELPKKLIKMENFQMQDIYFRGRLLYYDKKFENINVKNPPGLVNQNKDNNYLVCKTMDDESLMQILHDEDKKVKAAAGSDGMSSSNIIVVSTDQVLSCLMSAAQSKYSWHLLITKEGNKIIIDKDEDSIVDLLTVNENSIDAPTQDNENKINSLQALGFEAIKINQRFRKQVLLKNEQAEQFDNASFTAPNCRNFDVLYRYRKITIPPIVHGSSKKNCTLITRGEIHSKLKGTANSYVYICALNEYDIKSHKNWRSQIENQKGALLANEIRNNTSKLQKFICQALISGCEDIKLGFISRKNANDAENHNILSIQSHKTKDLSTQIGLKYENIWGILRYIVDIISEKPDGKYVILKDPLKALLRLYCTHDDENN, encoded by the coding sequence ATGTCTGCCTTTAAACTAATCGGAGTGGCGAACAACAGGACGTGGGGCCCTGACTCGAAGAATGAGGAACTGGTGAATCAGTGCATGGGGGAATTGAAGAAGTACCAATTTGAGCCATCGATGAAATTTGAGAAGataggaaaaatatgtgaCTTCACAAGTGGTAGCTATCAGAAGAACGTAAAGGACGCGAACAAGAATTCGAACGAAGGAAATGCATTGGAAGATGAGCAACAATTCCAAACAGTTGATTTACGGGCAGGACAGAAGCAGAAGGGACCCATGTacaataagaagaaaattatgaacaaacaGACGACACAAGCATTTGCACaaaaacaagaagaagaaaataatctctACAGTAGCAGAATTAAAACTGCTgaacagaagaagcaaaaactACTTCAACAAGCCAAAACCGCTAGAATGAATGCTAGACATAGAATCTTCACAGAGTGGAGTATCGAACCCACCCCCGTATGGACAGTGGAATGTGAAGTTATGTTTAACgaattaccaaaaaaattaataaaaatggaaaattttcaaatgcaAGATATTTACTTCAGAGGAAGATTATTATActatgataaaaaatttgaaaatattaatgtGAAGAATCCTCCAGGACTTGTAAACCAAAATAAGGACAACAACTACTTAGTGTGCAAAACGATGGATGATGAATCCTTGATGCAGATTTTGCATGATGAGGATAAAAAGGTTAAAGCAGCCGCAGGATCAGATGGCATGAGTAGTAGTAACATTATAGTTGTTTCGACTGATCAGGTTCTTTCCTGTCTCATGTCAGCAGCGCAGTCCAAATACTCTTGGCATTTATTAATAACTAAagagggaaataaaattattattgACAAGGATGAAGATTCTATTGTAGACCTACTAACTGTTAATGAAAATTCTATCGACGCTCCTACACAGGACAATGAAAATAAGATTAATAGCTTACAAGCTCTAGGATTTGAAGCCATCAAAATTAATCAAAGATTTAGAAAACAGGTTCTTCTAAAAAATGAGCAGGCGGAACAATTTGATAATGCATCCTTTACTGCCCCCAATTGCAGAAATTTTGATGTCCTTTATAGGTATAGAAAGATTACTATCCCTCCTATTGTTCATGGAtcttccaaaaaaaattgtactcTTATCACCAGAGGAGAAATTCACTCGAAACTTAAAGGAACTGCCAACTCCTATGTCTACATTTGTGCTCTAAATGAATACGATATTAAGAGCCATAAAAACTGGAGATCTCAAATTGAGAACCAAAAAGGGGCTCTTCTTGCCAATGAAATTAGAAACAATACATCTAAATTACAAAAGTTTATATGCCAAGCTTTGATCAGTGGATGTGAAGATATTAAGTTAGGTTTCATTTCTAGAAAAAATGCCAATGATGCTGAAAACCACAACATCCTTTCCATTCAGTCACACAAGACCAAAGATCTGTCTACTCAAATTGGCTTGAAGTATGAAAATATCTGGGGTATCCTTAGATACATTGTTGATATCATTTCGGAGAAACCTGATGGAAAGTATGTCATTTTGAAGGACCCCCTCAAGGCCCTCCTACGCCTGTACTGCACACACGATGATGAGAATAACTAA
- a CDS encoding histone deacetylase 2, putative has product MKNRIINTERKNENKKTPLKQDTVARLKLSDKESCFNNFIIEKFDNINDISLYLRESNNIDDSAQQVVGDDVFMVDLMGSVDEGALRNGDLGNFNRSNGNRRGKTGGTPLWRSSRNKSNRHVSDKNVISNSTINNHVSGNHRGVDPSSNNRSNSDHSPSSLYPGDRLAGDHQPSELSLDVLTKSNKNGILSSSYKRKEFTGDGRIPRKKNSETEKILRNDRHERGEKGERKRRSKSDINQRGRKRKKKSSEEREFINAKPRLGIRNNVINKNYSKGRNKLQTGSSVRKEKQLMRGQLSSTSSSNDGEFRANKYLLDKIFLSLKKKSNSMEQMNNSFYIEYDENADLDVDGESGTDLEVTGGGTTAGGFSAGAPSGFLANVKLSASDGVTGGAAVASPDGVSSSYADNALDEYYPPEDQKNLLLRKNNYHTYCNRNRTHKKSNVNHLYKNTNINYKDQQAGNLKNGKIFPYSKSGSNNVEYDCIGFVCDEEYMCQNLHFDENHVESPDRIKCIIKALKEKNVINKMVQIKCREALYEEIKECHTSTHINNIFYALKRKLKYNKKDVIYPFDKHDTYYTLYTGTVSKRAVGGLLNLCDVILSNKNEKFKYIDFKKSFGYNYNFYNNIPPNGGRRFGWNRINHNSNFKRSMSESNLYMMSRFDSRDSRSCDDSGGVGHVGGVGHVGGVGHVGGVGHVGGVGHVGGVGHVGGVADLSRNTKNKQLSNGTAKRGTHKSVSTSNYCYGWNHAERAKPPNEVPSTLEEPTKDGSIACVRDAKLTDRATSSELPQGDTQLANMVEKRHPMINPQNNPLNREEVPIFNKQFRSYSTSMCSVKECTSSSNAFTDINCGFAAIRPPGHHCSRNSPSGFCIFNNISVACKYIFKKYGIRKIFIFDWDVHHDNGTQEIFYSDKDVLCFSIHRFDKKKNDGKKKKGEGAVNKGANSTAGGGTTNGEKGKSSKGKKGEINKGSNKPFKADTKGSSILDPILDSTQGTSSTTHDNRKVATISSEFPSNATQIDDMKKKKKKKTKEKGTKEKKNIKTYEENLFYPRTGAKNELGSKSGYKFNINVPLEKGYNNCDVYYVFKYLLLPVLENFQPEFIFISCGFDASIKDPLGECNLTHNFYQWMTLQLKNFADIFCKGRIILVLEGGYNLNYLPKCTLACIKALIKKNRNRKKEYPLQRNYQWTRNTFTDGGMITKGGGLSTVTPNNGVLSIKEALTEGVQTSERNGSPGGSPNESSSRDEMTPSSDSTFNKMQNWRQIKHGCVINNNNKDKDHVNFYKFKCYSNYKTSNMHVKHVEGRTYTSSMTSKKKELITMGMLHYSTYKVIKYFLCILKGDPFHLNIKLPPYNSFLKKKGLENKKSSLERKISIFKKVDVRSDHPRLDGSSYSHYGEGHDQNEFHSGEGGSHEDPPYDEEDGGIMNSYMKKKIKQMNRYNETYKKQYSMSSTTISNLSHSDLYISNDEFDYDSSDSSRSSKRKVILLNKLKLKISKNGNSSSAPTTSRPLPKGEKSKKHQRRKPKQTFSIHRSNKKQLNGVELWDLTNVSDKDDIINVSDHNISEGDGRKGIIDGNGTSVSSNLILAQRPPYKSDHHDDHLGFDLTNLKYCQDQLQKSFTMYTQRKKGFIFFYGSGHRNQWILPAHQKITRIIKLCSDLEAYFYAWLYLCCEIKISISATMEDYASILEGKVTVEGLPLSLHSSEEKKTQARELLKFTVPCYHSFLRKTQLLQLGYQEGAPQNFQVENIVKERSESSGEKDATEGNHQWKTQSIDGGLHHKEKGKRNHDGNLKDNSKNNVVVLNSGENCASQNVDYKGGSSRSFKLCMKGKNMREQKQNGSVTDKARGTKQHETVLESEKSKTAISLANVLSKMRHPCVMDVKMGVRLYGDDCDEDSIQKKIQKAKSRSCLSHGFHLTSVIGWDKKKEEPFFISKEDAHSIKTDDDFVDAFMSYFLACDNVHLSKMLLKKLLLVLEHMKAFFESQQLFAFYGTSLLFVFDSDPSKNKGDGEGDAEVAKNSTNEVIDLTDVNSASLGIHPEEERSNKTEKGDHEDIFNFKEKMQKIFEDSLTSEEREIYMQKKLNYKILKSANIYIIDFAHASLNRNEKDQGFLLGITSLHRVMRKTIQRIEALYLA; this is encoded by the coding sequence ATGAAAAACAGAATTATAAATACTGAacgtaaaaatgaaaataagaagaCACCATTAAAGCAGGACACAGTAGCACGTTTAAAACTTTCGGACAAGGAATCCTGCTTTAATAATTTCATCATAGAAAAATTCGACAACATAAATGACATTAGTTTATATTTGAGGGAATCCAATAACATAGATGATAGTGCACAGCAGGTGGTGGGCGACGATGTGTTTATGGTTGATCTTATGGGATCTGTCGATGAGGGGGCGCTTAGGAATGGTGATTTAGGAAATTTCAATAGGAGTAACGGGAATAGGAGGGGCAAAACTGGGGGCACTCCCCTCTGGAGGAGTTCCAGAAATAAGAGCAATCGTCATGTCAGTGACAAGAACGTAATCAGCAATAGCACCATTAACAACCACGTTAGTGGTAATCACAGGGGGGTAGATCCCTCCAGTAATAATCGCTCGAATAGTGACCACTCCCCGAGTAGCCTCTACCCAGGTGATCGTCTTGCTGGGGACCATCAACCTAGTGAGCTCTCCCTGGATGTCCTCACaaaaagtaacaaaaatGGCATTCTCAGCAGCAGCTATAAGAGGAAGGAATTCACAGGAGATGGTAGAATCCCGCGCAAGAAGAACAGTGAGACGGAGAAAATTTTGAGGAACGATCGCCATgaaagaggggaaaagggagagcggaagagaagaagcaaaagtGATATCAACCAAAGGggtaggaaaagaaaaaaaaagtccagTGAAGAAAGGGAATTTATAAACGCCAAGCCAAGGTTAGGCATACGGAATAATGTGATCAATAAGAATTACTCAAAAGGGAGGAATAAATTGCAAACGGGTTCTTCTGttaggaaggaaaaacaacttATGAGGGGACAATTATCATCCACTAGCAGCAGCAATGATGGAGAATTCAGAGCAAACAAGTACCTTCTTGACAAAATATTTCTGTCcctgaaaaagaagagtaatTCGatggaacaaatgaacaacagTTTTTATATTGAATATGATGAGAATGCTGATTTAGACGTTGATGGAGAGTCGGGCACAGATTTAGAGGTAACTGGGGGAGGTACAACAGCGGGCGGTTTCTCCGCTGGTGCACCTTCTGGCTTCCTTGCTAATGTTAAATTATCTGCTTCTGACGGTGTTACGGGAGGGGCGGCTGTAGCATCCCCCGATGGAGTCTCTAGTTCCTACGCAGACAATGCACTGGACGAATACTACCCACCCGAGGATCAGAAAAACCTGCTTCTcagaaaaaacaattatCACACATATTGCAACAGAAATAGGACGCATAAAAAGAGTAACGTAAACCATTTGTACAAAAATACTAATATTAATTATAAGGACCAGCAAGCAGGTAATTTAAAGAATGGGAAAATTTTCCCCTACTCCAAAAGTGGCAGTAACAATGTAGAATATGACTGCATAGGTTTTGTGTGTGATGAAGAATACATGTGCCAAAATCTGCACTTTGATGAAAATCACGTTGAAAGTCCAGACAGAATAAAATGCATTATAAAAGcattgaaagaaaaaaacgtaataaataaaatggttcAAATAAAATGCAGAGAAGCACTATATGAGGAAATTAAAGAATGCCATACGAGTACACATATCAATAATATCTTTTACGCCCTAAAGAGGAAATTAAAGTACAACAAGAAGGATGTTATATATCCCTTTGATAAACACGATACATATTATACGTTGTACACGGGTACAGTTTCGAAGAGGGCCGTTGGGGGATTGCTAAATCTCTGTGATGTTATTTTAtctaataaaaatgaaaagtttaAGTACATTGATTTTAAGAAATCCTTCGGATATAATTATAACTTTTACAACAATATTCCAccaaatggaggaagaagattcGGGTGGAACAGAATTAATCACAACAGTAATTTCAAACGCTCCATGTCGGAGAGCAACCTGTACATGATGAGTCGGTTCGACTCGCGCGACAGCCGGAGTTGCGATGACAGCGGTGGGGTAGGtcatgttggtggtgtaggtcatgttggtggtgtaggtcatgttggtggtgtaggtcatgttggtggtgtaggtcatgttggtggtgtaggtcatgttggtggtgttGCGGACCTCAGCCGTAACACCAAAAATAAGCAACTTTCCAATGGAACTGCTAAAAGGGGTACTCATAAATCTGTTAGTACGTCAAACTACTGCTACGGCTGGAACCACGCCGAGCGTGCGAAGCCTCCAAATGAGGTACCTTCCACCCTCGAAGAACCTACCAAGGATGGGAGTATCGCCTGCGTCCGTGATGCCAAGTTGACTGATAGAGCTACCTCATCGGAGCTACCACAGGGAGATACCCAATTAGCTAACATGGTTGAGAAAAGGCACCCGATGATTAATCCTCAGAATAACCCCTTGAATAGGGAGGAAGTgcccatttttaacaaacaGTTTAGGAGCTACTCAACCTCCATGTGTAGCGTTAAGGAGTGCACAAGCAGTAGCAACGCATTCACCGACATCAACTGCGGATTCGCTGCTATAAGACCACCTGGACACCACTGCAGTAGAAATAGCCCTTCCGGTTTTTGCATATTCAACAACATCAGTGTAGCgtgcaaatatatttttaaaaaatatggaataaggaaaatattcaTTTTCGACTGGGATGTGCACCATGACAACGGGACGCAAGAAATATTCTACAGTGACAAAGACGTCTTGTGCTTTTCCATTCATAGGTttgataaaaagaagaatgatgggaagaagaagaaaggtgAGGGAGCTGTCAACAAAGGCGCAAACTCCACTGCTGGAGGAGGAACGACCAATggtgaaaaggggaaaagtaGCAAAGGCAAGAAGGGAGAAATCAACAAAGGTTCGAATAAACCGTTTAAGGCGGACACTAAAGGCTCCTCTATATTGGATCCCATCTTGGACTCAACACAGGGTACCTCATCAACTACACACGACAACAGAAAAGTTGCTACTATTTCCAGCGAATTTCCAAGTAATGCCACACAAATAGATgacatgaaaaagaagaagaaaaagaagaccaaagaaaaaggaacgaaagagaaaaagaatatcaAAAcctatgaagaaaatttattttatcctcGCACAGGAGCGAAAAATGAATTAGGAAGTAAAAGTGGTTACAAGTTTAATATCAATGTTCCTCTCGAAAAAGGTTACAACAATTGCGATGTTTATTACGTATTTAAATATCTACTCCTTCCTGTATTGGAGAATTTTCAGCCTGAGTTTATTTTCATATCATGTGGGTTCGATGCTTCTATTAAGGATCCCCTTGGGGAGTGTAACCTcacacacaatttttatcAATGGATGACTTTgcagttaaaaaattttgccgATATTTTCTGCaaaggaagaattattttagTTTTAGAGGGAGGGTACAATTTGAATTACCTTCCCAAGTGCACCCTAGCGTGTATCAAGGCGTTAATCaaaaagaacagaaataGAAAGAAGGAGTACCCCCTCCAACGCAACTACCAATGGACTAGGAATACATTCACCGATGGGGGGATGATTACAAAGGGAGGTGGATTATCGACTGTTACACCCAATAATGGAGTTCTCTCAATAAAGGAAGCCCTCACGGAGGGTGTTCAAACTAGTGAACGAAACGGTTCACCGGGCGGGTCACCAAACGAATCATCAAGCAGAGACGAAATGACCCCCTCAAGCGATTCCACATTTAACAAGATGCAGAATTGGAGGCAAATAAAGCATGGATGTGTTATTAATAACAACAACAAAGATAAAGACCACGTTAATTTTTACAAGTTCAAATGCTATTCAAATTATAAAACTTCAAATATGCATGTCAAACACGTGGAAGGCAGGACATACACTAGTAGCATGACATCCAAGAAGAAGGAGCTCATCACAATGGGGATGCTGCACTACTCCACGTACAAagtaataaaatattttctgtgTATCCTCAAGGGGGATCCATTCCACCTTAATATTAAATTGCCACCGtacaattcttttttaaaaaaaaaaggattagaaaataagaaatcaAGTCTTGAAAGGAAAATTAGCATATTCAAAAAGGTAGATGTTCGATCAGATCATCCTCGCCTTGACGGAAGTAGTTACTCCCATTATGGAGAAGGACATGATCAGAATGAGTTCCATAGTGGGGAGGGTGGTAGCCATGAGGACCCTCCatatgatgaagaggatggTGGAATCATGAATTCttacatgaagaaaaaaataaagcaaatgAACAGATACAACGAAACATACAAAAAGCAATACTCTATGTCATCCACTACCATTTCGAACTTGTCACACAGCGATCTCTATATTTCGAACGACGAATTTGATTACGACAGCTCAGACAGTAGCAGGAGCagtaaaagaaaagttaTCTTACTGAATAAgctaaaattgaaaataagtAAAAACGGCAATAGTAGTAGTGCACCCACGACATCTCGACCCTTGcctaaaggagaaaaaagcaaaaagcacCAGAGGAGGAAGCCAAAGCAAACATTTTCCATTCATAGGAGTAACAAAAAGCAGCTTAACGGAGTAGAATTATGGGACCTCACCAATGTCTCTGACAAGGATGACATAATAAACGTCAGCGATCACAATATCAGTGAAGGGGATGGCCGGAAAGGTATAATCGATGGAAATGGAACCTCGGTGTCTTCCAATTTGATTCTAGCCCAGCGTCCTCCCTACAAAAGTGATCATCATGACGACCATCTTGGCTTCGATCTAACGAACTTGAAGTACTGTCAAGACCAACTGCAGAAATCCTTCACCATGTATACCCAGAGAAAGAAAGGGTTCATATTCTTCTATGGTAGTGGACACAGAAATCAATGGATCTTACCTGCTCATCAGAAAATTACGCGCATAATTAAGCTCTGTTCTGATTTAGAAGCCTATTTTTATGCCTGGCTCTATCTATGTTGCGAGATAAAAATCAGTATTTCGGCCACGATGGAGGATTATGCTTCCATCCTCGAAGGTAAGGTAACCGTCGAGGGCCTCCCTCTAAGTCTTCATTCATCcgaagagaagaaaacacAAGCCAGAGAGCTGTTAAAATTTACTGTCCCGTGTTatcattcctttttaaggaaaaCGCAATTGCTACAGCTGGGCTACCAGGAAGGGGCTCCTCAAAACTTTCAAGTAGAGAACATTGTAAAGGAACGTAGCGAAAGTAGTGGCGAGAAGGATGCAACAGAAGGTAACCACCAATGGAAGACACAATCCATAGATGGTGGATTACAccacaaggaaaaaggaaaaagaaaccaTGATGGTAACTTAAAGGATAACTCGAAAAATAATGTCGTGGTGCTAAATTCTGGTGAAAATTGTGCAAGCCAAAATGTGGATTATAAAGGCGGAAGTAGCCGTTCGTTCAAACTATgtatgaagggaaaaaatatgaggGAGCAGAAACAAAATGGCAGTGTGACCGATAAAGCAAGAGGAACAAAACAGCATGAAACAGTTttagaaagtgaaaaaagtaaaacggCCATATCTTTAGCCAATGTGCTAAGTAAAATGAGACACCCATGTGTCATGgatgtaaaaatgggggtTAGATTATATGGTGATGACTGTGATGAGGATTctatacagaaaaaaattcaaaaggcAAAGAGCAGATCGTGTCTGTCGCATGGATTCCATTTAACAAGTGTAATAGGttgggacaaaaaaaaagaagaacccTTTTTTATATCAAAGGAGGATGCTCATTCGATAAAAACTGATGATGATTTTGTCGATGCATTTATGTCCTACTTTTTAGCATGTGATAATGTACACCTATCCAAAATGTTGCTAAAGAAGCTGCTTCTCGTCCTAGAGCACATGAAAGCTTTCTTTGAATCTCAACAGCTATTTGCCTTCTACGGAACTAGCTTGTTATTTGTTTTTGATTCGGATCCCTCCAAGAATAAAGGCGATGGTGAGGGGGATGCCGAGGTGGCAAAAAATTCAACTAACGAAGTGATAGACCTAACTGATGTGAACAGCGCCAGCCTAGGAATTCAcccagaagaagaaagaagcaacaaaacggaaaaggGAGATCACGAAGATATTTTCAactttaaggaaaaaatgcagaaaattTTTGAAGACTCTCTAACTtcggaagaaagggaaatatacatgcagaaaaaattaaattacaaaattttgaaaagcgccaacatatacataattgATTTTGCCCATGCTAGTTTGAataggaatgaaaaggatcAGGGGTTCCTCCTGGGAATAACATCCCTTCATCGTGTCATGAGAAAAACAATTCAAAGGATCGAGGCCCTTTATCTTGCCTAG